The nucleotide window AACCGAGCGATGTCCGTACCCACCGATGAAGCCCTGCGCGTGCTGGCCCACCATGTCGGCGAGCGCCTGCGGCAGGGCCGCGACCATCTGGTCACGGCGGAAAGCTGCACCGGTGGCTGGATCGCCAAGTGCGTGACCGACATCGCCGGGTCCTCCGACTGGTTCGACTGCGGGATGGCGGCCTACAGCTACGAGGCCAAACAGGCCTTGCTGGGCGTGCGGCCGCAGACGCTGGAGGTGCACGGTGCCGTCAGCCGCGAGACCGTCATCGAGATGGTCTCCGGCGCCCTGGTCAATTCCGGTGCCAGCGTCGCCGTGGCGGTGACCGGCATCGCCGGTCCCGGCGGCGGCAGTCCCGACAAACCGGTGGGCACGGTGTGGATAGGCTGGAAGCGGCGCGGCGGCTATGCGCGCGCGGAGATCTTCCAGTTCGCCGGTGACCGCGAAGCGGTGCGCCGGCAGACGGTGGAAGCCGCACTGCAAGGGCTGGAGTCGCTGTGAGCGGCGCGCCACGACAGGGAGTGGGCGCGTGATGTGGGAGACGCTGGGCACCGTACGCGATCTGGGCCGGCTGCAGGACATCGCATCCGTCCTGAT belongs to Pseudoxanthomonas sp. F37 and includes:
- a CDS encoding nicotinamide-nucleotide amidohydrolase family protein codes for the protein MSVPTDEALRVLAHHVGERLRQGRDHLVTAESCTGGWIAKCVTDIAGSSDWFDCGMAAYSYEAKQALLGVRPQTLEVHGAVSRETVIEMVSGALVNSGASVAVAVTGIAGPGGGSPDKPVGTVWIGWKRRGGYARAEIFQFAGDREAVRRQTVEAALQGLESL